From the Colletotrichum lupini chromosome 10, complete sequence genome, one window contains:
- a CDS encoding SNF2 super family protein produces the protein MSCFKSGNAVAKGAKRQKQPLCFDDDDDDDDGPVEGGVRPAIATQAEPDIFDESIEDMIEESRRDIHGSGKAATSSYHGNSEMDDLFVFNDERVQNAEISHEAAVPIKSEESDDDFDLMIIDQDEASSKAREQWSKPRGPWTIDLTPSSMVKIEPVEHTHHSSINKDIKQEPGAEASADGSTSFHTSKSFVKELEERKEELQSKALKGALSTEELSEMCQIITQLSRAQEEVKISNNAPTAVPFPAANMDQALVEGNEKKAKKKSNPRIKSAAEYWARQEEKDRNRDARGQKRSGASQRSSHATKSARTLKNANTAGDERENKRIERQIEALLRPIDAIQERAQAGDLTAAPVIIATTRADQLKKMRESAPEYFEPKFLDRQKGELLEATKAWGPRAVRAKDGFWEVRGLQSLMHHHQLIVGAWMMGRELKGTPKLPRGGILADAMGLGKTIETLSCIVGNQASEMLQEDGKGATLVVVPSGQMISQWMSEVKKHCDKKFSKNIIHFKIGNKMDIEQLSSFNMVFASYHQIRDSIPNAKEKLEMLKKIVDPKKYQEWLQESTGVLHQIEWHRVVLDEAHAIKNHLTHSAFSCFELKAKHRWAVSGTPLINAATEFFSYLKFIRCDGIEEFSDYESEYRPGASTHPFLLEGMMAEYFTQRDLEATRKQLKELKGGSTVYDQIGSWTQRHHIASERIREVIEETYRRSQQQILDDSKELLDAHESQTIEPDHRNVAGRSHPQSKAGESTIMIADDSDEVDSQDEAEEDEDGLVPESFLLPREQSENSASSDVEAEEDRLQPFGHSDFGLAFDMSKQLEYLEKVMEMKRAQCVVCRKKPPANPVKGKSRNCPKCRRIIGLPKPLTPFGDNHDGDAESATKAPNDKEYAKGFDCTGFQHIEDDKDDKHAVRFLQVADRNPHLPLTSSAKLTALKETVLRWQAEASDDKIIIFSQFNVVMKIVGRMLEAEGIDFAYLSGSQTTEQRNRVVDEFQNGHKIKVLIVSLRAGGQCLNLTRANRVILIELWWNHAVEQQAFARVFRIGQIKETHFVRFIVDTPIEQRMLQLQANKILSIDAALQDDTTRAPKISLQDIASLLGRVTMRNGVIDHVSADYDEDDSDREYDDENGSDKEEEEDLEGFVVPDDEDEELGGRRLAIREQMGSLSDESEEE, from the exons ATGAGCTGCTTCAAATCTGGAAATGCAGTGGCAAAGGGCGCCAAGCGTCAGAAACAGCCTCTCTGtttcgacgacgacgacgacgacgacgacggtcCGGTGGAAGGCGGAGTTCGCCCAGCAATTGCCACACAAGCAGAGCCCGACATTTTCGATGAGTCTATAGAAGACATGATCGAGGAAAGTCGTCGCGACATTCATGGCAGTGGAAAGGCTGCAACTTCGTCATACCATGGCAACAGCGAGATGGACGATCTTTTTGTTTTCAATGATGAGCGAGTTCAGAACGCTGAGATCTCTCATGAAGCCGCTGTACCCATCAAGTCTGAGGAGTCTGACGATGACTTTGATCTGATGATCATCGACCAGGATGAAGCATCATCAAAAGCGCGAGAGCAATGGTCCAAGCCACGAGGCCCATGGACAATTGATCTTACTCCATCGTCAATGGTCAAGATAGAGCCGGTCGAGCACACTCATCACAGTTCCATAAACAAGGATATCAAGCAAGAGCCCGGCGCAGAAGCTTCCGCCGATGGAAGCACCTCTTTTCACACCAGCAAGTCTTTCGTCAAGGAACTAGAGGAGAGGAAAGAAGAATTGCAATCGAAAGCACTCAAAGGTGCTCTGAGCACGGAAGAATTATCGGAAATGTGCCAGATCATCACTCAGCTCAGCCGGGCTCAAGAAGAAGTCAAAATCAGCAACAACGCGCCAACGGCGGTACCCTTCCCTGCAGCCAATATGGATCAAGCATTAGTTGAAGGCAATGAGAAGAAAGCGAAGAAGAAATCGAACCCTCGCATCAAAAGTGCGGCAGAGTACTGGGCTCGACAGGAAGAGAAGGACCGCAACCGCGATGCGAGAGGACAGAAGAGATCCGGGGCATCTCAGCGCAGTTCACACGCTACCAAAAGCGCGAGAACTCTGAAAAATGCAAATACTGCTGGAGATGAGAGAGAGAACAAAAGAATTGAGCGCCAGATCGAAGCGCTGCTTCGTCCAATAGATGCGATCCAGGAACGAGCGCAAGCCGGTGACTTGACAGCTGCGCCAGTCATCATCGCGACCACGAGAGCAGACCAACTGAAGAAAATGAGAGAATCTGCACCTGAGTACTTTGAGCCCAAGTTTTTGGATCGTCAGAAAGGAGAACTTCTGGAAGCAACCAAAGCGTGGGGACCGCGCGCTGTTCGCGCCAAGGACGGCTTCTGGGAGGTCAGAGGCCTGCAGTCTCTGATGCACCACCATCAACTCATTGTTGGCGCTTGGATGATGGGTCGTGAGCTCAAGGGAACGCCCAAACTTCCCAGAGGAGGCATTCTTGCTGACGCCATGGGCTTAGGAAAGACTATCGAGACCCTTTCCTGCATTGTGGGCAACCAGGCGTCGGAGATGCTCCAAGAAGACGGGAAGGGAGCAACATTGGTGGTTGTTCCTTCAGGACAGATGATCAGTCAATGGATGTCCGAAGTCAAGAAGCACTGCGACAAAAAGTTCTCCAAGAACATCATCCATTTCAAAATCGGTAACAAGATGGATATTGAGCAGTTATCTTCCTTCAACATGGT GTTCGCTAGCTACCACCAAATCCGGGACAGCATCCCTAATGCCAAGGAGAAGCTTGAAATGCTGAAGAAGATTGTCGACCCAAAAAAATATCAGGAGTGGCTGCAAGAGTCCACCGGCGTCTTGCACCAAATTGAATGGCACCGCGTGGTGCTTGATGAAGCTCATGCAATCAAAAATCACCTCACTCACT CTGCATTCTCGTGCTTCGAACTCAAAGCCAAGCACCGCTGGGCAGTTAGCGGAACACCGCTCATCAATGCAGCTACTG AGTTCTTCTCCTACCTGAAATTCATTCGATGCGACGGAATTGAGGAGTTCAGCGACTACGAGAGCGAGTATCGCCCAGGG GCTTCTACCCACCCCTTCTTGCTCGAAGGAATGATGGCAGAGTATTTCACTCAGCGTGACTTGGAAGCAACTCGGAAACAACTGAAGGAGCTCAAAGGCGGTAGCACTGTCTACGACCAGATCGGCTCTTGGACTCAGAGGCACCATATTGCCAGCGAGCGCATCAGAGAGGTCATTGAGGAAACATACCGGCGCAGCCAGCAACAGATTCTAGATGACAGCAAAGAGCTACTCGACGCTCACGAGAGCCAGACTATAGAGCCAGATCACCGCAATGTCGCTGGCAGAAGTCATCCCCAGTCCAAGGCCGGCGAGAGTACTATCATGATAGCCGATGACAGCGACGAAGTCGACAGCCAAGACGAGGCAGAAGAGGATGAGGATGGCCTGGTACCGGAGAGTTTTCTTCTTCCCAGAGAACAGTCGGAGAATTCAGCGTCCTCGGACGTCGAGGCGGAGGAAGACCGACTCCAGCCTTTCGGTCATAGTGATTTCGGTCTGGCATTTGATATGTCTAAGCAACTCGAGTACCTGGAAAAGGTTATGGAGATGAAGAGGGCTCAGTGCGTAGTTTGTCGCAAAAAGCCCCCGGCGAATCCTGTCAAGGGCAAA AGCAGGAACTGTCCAAAGTGTCGCAGGATCATAGGCCTTCCGAAGCCACTCACGCCATTCGGCGACAACCACGATGGAGATGCAGAGTCTGCCACGAAGGCCCCTAATGATAAGGAGTACGCCAAAGGGTTCGACTGCACCGGATTTCAGCATATCGAGGATGACAAGGACGATAAGCATGCAGTCAGATTCCTGCAAGTGGCAGATAGAAATCCTCATCTGCCTCTTACCTCCAGTGCCAAGTTGACGGCATTGAAGGAGACAGTTTTGAGATGGCAGGCCGAAGCCTCAGACGACAAGATTATTA TCTTCAGTCAATTCAACGTCGTCATGAAGATCGTCGGCCGCATGCTCGAAGCGGAAGGAATCGACTTTGCCTACCTTAGCGGGAGTCAGACCACCGAGCAGCGCAACAGGGTCGTCGATGAGTTCCAGAATGGCCACAAAATCAAGGTCCTCATTGTGTCGCTTCGCGCAGGCGGCCAGTGTCTGAACCTGACCCGGGCAAACCGCGTCATCCTCATTGAGCTCTGGTGGAACCACGCCGTGGAGCAGCAGGCTTTCGCTCGCGTTTTTCGCATTGGTCAGATCAAGGAAACCCACTTCGTGCGCTTCATCGTCGATACGCCGATTGAGCAGCGCATGCTGCAGTTGCAGGCTAACAAGATCCTCTCTATTGACGCTGCGCTTCAAGATGACACGACCAGGGCGCCCAAGATTAGCCTCCAGGATATAGCTAGCCTTCTCGGCAGAGTCACGATGAGAAACGGAGTCATCGATCACGTCTCGGCTGACTACGATGAGGATGACAGCGACAGAGAATATGATGACGAAAACGGATCTGataaggaagaagaggaagacctTGAAGGTTTTGTTGTCCccgacgacgaagacgaggagTTGGGGGGTCGCAGGTTGGCGATTCGGGAGCAGATGGGCTCCCTTTCTGACGAGTCGGAAGAGGAGTGA
- a CDS encoding glutamine amidotransferase class-I produces MGSQPPRIRLAILEADTPQPQTNAEYGGYGGVFTALLRTAALASDPPAPLDSIVDLSVYHAVGDDAVYPDLDSIDAILISGSKHNSFDNDPWILKLVEFTKKCIDSGRVRVIGVCFGHQIVGRSLGVEVKRSDLGWEVAVVDVNLTPKGKEIFQLEKMRIHQMHRDVVTENPAGAESLAYTELCPVQGFYSPKKFITVQGHPEFTGPIVSEILNVRHKAGIFDEAMFTDAINRANIEHDGVNIARGFLRFLRE; encoded by the exons ATGGGCTCTCAACCACCCCGCATCCGCCTGGCCATCCTCGAGGCCGATACACCGCAGCCGCAGACTAACGCCGAGTACGGCGGATATGGCGGTGTCTTCACCGCACTTCTGCGCACCGCCGCCTTGGCCAGCGATCCGCCTGCGCCGCTCGACAGCATCGTCGACCTTTCAGTATACCACGCCGTCGGCGATGATGCCGTCTATCCAGACCTAGACTCCATCGATGCCATCCTCATTTCTGGAAGCAAGCACAACTCATTCGATAACGACCCGTGGATCTTGAAGTTGGTCGAGTTCACCAAGAAGTGCATCGACAGCGGGCGCGTGAGAGTCATTGGAGTATGCTTCGGCCACCAGATCGTCGGGCGGTCACTAGGTGTCGAGGTAAAGAGGAGCGACCTCGGCTGGGAGGTTGCTGTTGTGGATGTCAACCTCACGCCCAAGGGCAAGGAGATTTTCCAGCTGGAGAAGATG CGCATCCACCAAATGCATCGCGATGTCGTGACAGAGAACCCAGCGGGCGCCGAGTCTTTGGCATACACGGAGTTGTGCCCTGTCCAGGGATTCTACTCACCAAAGAAGTTCATCACAGTCCAGGGCCACCCCGAGTTCACCGGCCCCATCGTCAGTGAGATCCTCAACGTTCGCCACAAGGCTGGCATTTTTGACGAGGCGATGTTTACTGATGCCATCAATCGCGCAAATATTGAGCATGACGGTGTCAATATCGCTCGTGGTTTCCTTCGCTTCCTTAGAGAATGA
- a CDS encoding exopolyphosphatase produces the protein MPPRVSLGAFLASARSALTAPQRASPLTLVVGNESADLDSLCSAVVYAYLRSHAAPHTLHIPISNLSRDDLKLRPEMTAALAHAKLKPSDLLTLDEIPQDLAAKDSRWVLVDHNALTGDLAKKYSSSVVGCVDHHADDHKVPQDTGDEPRVVEKCGSCASLVVEYCRSAWEDLAKSETGASDVDEHLARLSLAAILIDTTNLKSKDKTTEKDTSAVSFLEKFTSGRDAFFDEISAVKEDISSLGFRDVFRKDYKQWEDLGEGFEASSRHKVMGVSAIVQNLDYLLDKAGGDDNVLLGEFKEWAKEKKMDVGVIMTTSHPGGKFQRELLLWAFNEDAIEYCKKFYQAYKDDLGLESWGEGRLDEVGEGEWRMAWHQKSLSSSRKQVAPMLRQTIKGGTKL, from the exons ATGCCTCCAAGGGTCTCCCTCGGCGCTTTCCTCGCCAGCGCGAGATCAGCCTTGACGGCTCCGCAACGGGCCAGTCCCTTGACGTTGGTCGTCGGCAACGAATCTGCAG ACCTCGACTCTCTCTGCTCCGCCGTCGTTTACGCCTACCTTCGCAGCCACGCTGCGCCTCACACCCTCCACATCCCCATCTCGAATCTATCCCGCGATGACCTCAAGCTCCGTCCCGAGATGACGGCTGCTCTTGCGCACGCCAAGCTTAAACCGAGCGACCTACTCACCCTCGACGAGATACCTCAAGACCTCGCCGCGAAGGACTCCAGATGGGTTCTCGTCGATCACAATGCCCTGACGGGAGACCTCGCCAAGAAGTACAGCAGCAGTGTCGTCGGCTGCGTAGACCACCACGCCGATGACCACAAAGTCCCCCAAGACACGGGCGACGAGCCCCGCGTCGTCGAGAAGTGCGGAAGCTGTGCGAGCTTGGTGGTGGAGTACTGCCGCTCAGCGTGGGAGGACCTCGCAAAGTCGGAGACCGGCGCCAGCGACGTGGACGAGCACCTCGCCAGGCTGTCGCTGGCAGCAATCCTGATTGATACCACGAACCTCAAGTCCAAGGATAAGACGACGGAAAAGGACACCAGCGCAGTCTCCTTTCTGGAAAAGTTTACGAGCGGACGCGACGCGTTCTTTGACGAGATATCCGCCGTTAAGGAAGACATATCCTCGCTGGGATTCCGCGACGTATTCCGAAAGGATTACAAGCAGTGGGAGGATCTCGGCGAGGGGTTTGAGGCGAGCAGCCGCCACAAGGTCATGGGCGTGTCGGCTATTGTCCAGAATTTGGATTACCTACTCGACAAGGCTGGCGGCGATGATAATGTCCTGCTGGGCGAGTTCAAGGAGTGGgccaaggagaagaagatggATGTCGGGGTCATCATGACGACGTCGCATCCTGGTGGCAAGTTCCAGAGAGAGCTTCTCTTGTGGGCCTTCAACGAGGACGCTATCGAATACTGCAAGAAGTTCTACCAAGCATACAAGGATGATTTGGGCTTGGAGAGCTGGGGCGAGGGCAGACTCGACGAGGTTGGTGAAGGGGAGTGGAGGATGGCCTGGCACCAGAAGAGTCTGTCCAGCTCTCGCAAGCAGGTTGCGCCCATGCTACGGCAGACAATCAAGGGCGGCACCAAGCTTTGA
- a CDS encoding DNA-dependent RNA polymerase — MLLRNSRRSLSLHHATIFRSSRPTPRYPLTTINASDRSNRLFGTQNDGRPTARRGSLSGGRNLATAVDDHQSIASSNYDRLDSSVLSAYQNVSARPRYHELRAFDPASPLVLQESNAPQQPRGKINNFGVPGDVDELLPIFDACIRVGKVDRAQMVLKRLAAVPSFPGEDLIFLHNRFIRASLEQLRLHPDRKQAESLHKWYELHINTRGLPQTAETIACMLKASLISERDASRRHRLVTRYMRLAPGEAGLQVLSMAEILSDQDLAVITEICPIYNLAPEEDTSAAEVNDEHVAVEESEALSSASAKPMPQVMATPQKGFGLKSLKQTLSLFDEIPQECDISTLPLRERREIQARLERDCVDAAVERWREENESLQKMGLNTSVAHASLNSRLYDWQLALEARLKEEMVKIEKSEAVAKKTPEDYDRCVYGPFFRLSTPSRLAAVTILSTLSSTAITGVDRGMGLATAISGLAKLTEEDIRSQLASQRVKKADKSRKVVMAKPAEVADDKSSKEVASNELFSDEQAREAVLADAAWPPAVKAKVGAALMSALIETAKIKVVREHPETKTLVSQFQPAFSHATQLRRGKKIGMILLNKELVNIMKREPQGDFLAKHLPMVVEPEPWQAFDKGGFLESKASLVRIKQGDKDQRLYSEAAIARGDMDQVFKGLDVLGRTPWRINNSVLSVMLDVWNSGEELANIPALNPDIPTPPEPAPSEDPSERILWIRAVKAAENERGGLHSVRCFMNFQLEIARAFRNQTFYFPHNIDFRGRAYPLPTYLNHMGADHVRGILRFAKGKELGEQGLKWLKVHLSNVFGFDKASLNDRAAFTMDNLANVIDSATNPLNGNRWWLKAEDPWQCLAACFELKAALESPEPEKYVSSLPVHQDGTCNGLQHYAALGGDIWGARQVNLVPGDKPADVYSAVANIVKDHIAKDAEGGNPFAKAMDGKITRKVVKQTVMTNVYGVTFAGAKKQVCKQLDSLYPNLPKECGFENIVTASYVATLVFKALSSMFRGAHDIQYWLGEIGGRVCRALSAEQLERIANDGIVPVLSKTKAVENRTSTDELLAQFRATIVWTTPLRMPIAQPYRKSGTRIIKTSLQDLSLTIPERSDPVHRKKQLQAFPPNFIHSLDATHMLLSALECSELGLDFAAVHDSFWTHAADVNTMNRVLRDAFVRIHEEDVVGRLAAEFEARYRGSIYMAKINVGTDVEKKIAALRKKKKVSFKDELLAEHKRQTLLRSGDPELIAEAKEMVTPASIFEEMAATEALVKGEDLKAIGLGEISEDADETDVKMDSGAGDEANDAETSHAVNEELLSGASSRFATKMLKNMEESHFKQHLLAKPGKSTSRPKTIQVWLPLTFPPIPEKGDFDVQRLKESEYFFS; from the coding sequence ATGCTCCTCAGGAACAGCCGGAGAAGTCTTTCCCTTCACCACGCAACCATCTTCCGATCCTCTCGACCGACACCAAGATACCCATTGACGACAATAAACGCGAGCGACAGAAGCAACCGTCTTTTTGGCACACAGAACGATGGACGGCCCACGGCCAGAAGAGGTAGCCTCAGCGGCGGACGGAATCTTGCCACCGCCGTAGATGACCATCAATCCATCGCGAGCTCCAACTACGACAGACTGGACAGTTCTGTCCTGTCAGCATACCAGAACGTCTCGGCTCGCCCGAGATACCACGAGCTGCGCGCCTTCGACCCCGCCTCGCCACTGGTACTCCAAGAGAGCAACGCACCGCAACAACCTCGGGGGAAAATAAACAACTTTGGCGTTCCTGGCGATGTGGACGAACTGTTGCCGATATTCGATGCCTGCATCCGTGTCGGCAAAGTCGATCGTGCACAAATGGTTCTCAAGCGCTTGGCTGCTGTCCCAAGCTTCCCTGGCGAAGACTTGATTTTCCTCCACAACCGATTCATCCGAGCCTCCCTCGAGCAGTTGCGCCTCCATCCCGACCGGAAACAAGCCGAGAGCCTTCACAAATGGTACGAATTGCACATCAACACCAGGGGCCTCCCTCAAACTGCCGAGACTATCGCTTGCATGCTCAAGGCCTCTCTTATCTCCGAACGCGACGCCAGCAGGCGTCACCGGCTGGTCACTCGCTACATGAGACTGGCACCCGGCGAGGCGGGCTTGCAAGTCTTATCGATGGCCGAGATCCTGAGCGACCAAGACCTCGCAGTCATTACGGAAATCTGCCCCATATACAACCTCGCGCCTGAAGAGGATACTTCAGCCGCTGAAGTCAATGATGAGCATGTTGCCGTTGAAGAAAGTGAAGCTTTGAGTTCCGCTTCCGCGAAGCCTATGCCGCAAGTCATGGCCACACCTCAGAAAGGCTTCGGACTGAAGAGTTTAAAGCAGACTCTGAGCCTTTTCGACGAAATCCCTCAAGAATGCGACATCTCCACACTTCCCCTTCGCGAACGAAGGGAGATCCAAGCCCGCCTCGAGCGCGACTGTGTTGACGCAGCTGTAGAGCGATGGCGCGAGGAGAACGAATCTCTACAGAAGATGGGCCTCAATACTTCGGTAGCCCATGCATCACTCAACTCTCGCTTGTACGACTGGCAACTTGCACTGGAGGCGCGACTGAAGGAGGAAATGGTCAAAATCGAGAAGTCCGAGGCCGTCGCGAAGAAGACGCCTGAAGACTACGACCGATGCGTGTACGGACCCTTCTTCAGACTTTCTACGCCTAGTCGTTTGGCCGCTGTCACCATTCTCAGCACCTTGAGTTCCACTGCCATCACTGGTGTCGACCGTGGCATGGGTCTTGCTACCGCCATTAGCGGCCTCGCAAAACTCACCGAAGAGGATATTCGAAGTCAACTCGCGAGCCAGAGGGTGAAGAAGGCTGATAAGAGCAGAAAGGTCGTCATGGCTAAACCTGCGGAGGTTGCAGACGACAAATCATCAAAAGAGGTGGCCAGCAATGAATTGTTTAGCGATGAACAAGCCAGAGAAGCTGTGCTAGCCGATGCGGCCTGGCCCCCTGCGGTGAAGGCTAAGGTCGGCGCGGCCTTAATGTCTGCTCTCATCGAGACTGCCAAGATCAAAGTTGTGAGGGAGCATCCCGAAACGAAAACCCTCGTCAGCCAGTTCCAGCCAGCGTTCTCTCACGCTACTCAGCTCAGGAGGGGCAAGAAGATCGGCATGATCTTGCTCAACAAGGAGCTCGTCAACATCATGAAGCGAGAACCTCAGGGAGACTTCCTGGCTAAACATCTACCTATGGTCGTGGAGCCGGAGCCGTGGCAGGCCTTCGACAAGGGTGGCTTTTTGGAAAGCAAAGCGAGTCTTGTTCGTATCAAGCAGGGCGACAAGGACCAGAGGCTGTACAGCGAAGCAGCGATCGCCCGCGGAGACATGGACCAAGTGTTCAAGGGATTGGATGTCCTGGGCAGAACCCCTTGGCGGATTAACAACTCAGTTCTCAGCGTTATGCTTGATGTTTGGAACAGTGGCGAGGAGTTAGCAAACATCCCGGCATTGAACCCCGATATCCCGACGCCGCCCGAGCCCGCGCCCTCTGAGGACCCCTCTGAACGCATCCTCTGGATCAGAGCTGTCAAGGCCGCCGAAAACGAGAGGGGTGGCTTGCATTCCGTTCGCTGCTTCATGAACTTCCAGCTGGAAATCGCCCGTGCTTTCAGGAACCAAACTTTCTACTTCCCTCACAACATTGACTTCCGGGGTCGTGCCTACCCACTACCGACATACCTCAACCATATGGGTGCCGACCATGTCCGTGGCATTCTTCGCTTTGCTAAGGGCAAAGAGCTCGGCGAGCAAGGTCTAAAGTGGCTCAAGGTTCACTTATCCAACGTGTTCGGTTTCGATAAGGCCAGCCTCAACGACAGAGCGGCGTTCACTATGGACAACTTGGCCAATGTCATAGACTCAGCCACCAATCCGCTTAATGGCAACCGCTGGTGGCTCAAGGCCGAGGACCCTTGGCAATGTCTTGCAGCTTGTTTCGAGCTCAAGGCAGCCCTTGAATCTCCGGAACCAGAGAAATACGTCTCTAGCCTTCCAGTGCACCAAGACGGCACTTGCAACGGTCTTCAGCACTATGCCGCCCTCGGTGGTGACATTTGGGGTGCTCGCCAAGTCAACCTCGTTCCCGGCGATAAGCCTGCTGACGTCTACTCTGCCGTTGCCAATATTGTCAAAGACCACATTGCCAAGGACGCGGAGGGAGGCAATCCTTTCGCGAAGGCTATGGACGGAAAGATCACGAGAAAGGTGGTCAAGCAGACCGTCATGACCAACGTTTACGGTGTCACATTCGCCGGTGCCAAGAAACAGGTCTGCAAGCAGCTTGATTCGCTGTACCCCAACTTGCCGAAGGAGTGCGGCTTCGAAAATATCGTTACTGCATCTTATGTGGCTACTCTCGTCTTCAAGGCTCTGTCGTCCATGTTCCGCGGTGCTCACGATATTCAGTACTGGCTCGGTGAGATTGGCGGCCGGGTTTGCAGGGCTTTGTCCGCTGAGCAATTGGAGCGGATCGCGAATGATGGAATCGTACCCGTGCTGTCAAAGACCAAGGCCGTCGAGAATAGAACCTCAACTGACGAACTCCTGGCACAATTCCGCGCCACTATTGTCTGGACCACACCGCTACGCATGCCCATCGCCCAACCGTACCGCAAGAGCGGAACCCGAATCATCAAGACGTCCCTCCAGGATCTCTCCCTCACAATTCCTGAGCGCTCCGATCCCGTACACCGCAAGAAGCAGCTGCAAGCATTCCCTCCCAACTTTATCCACTCCCTCGATGCAACGCACATGCTGCTGTCCGCGCTGGAGTGCTCTGAGCTTGGACTGGACTTTGCTGCTGTTCACGACTCCTTCTGGACCCACGCCGCTGACGTCAACACGATGAACCGTGTTCTTCGTGACGCCTTCGTCAGAATCCACGAGGAGGATGTTGTTGGCCGTCTCGCTGCCGAGTTTGAGGCTCGTTACCGCGGCTCCATCTACATGGCAAAGATCAATGTCGGAACCGACGTCGAGAAGAAGATTGCAGCCCtgagaaagaagaagaaggtgtCATTCAAGGATGAGCTTCTGGCTGAGCACAAAAGACAGACGCTCCTGCGCTCCGGGGACCCCGAGCTGATTGCGGAGGCCAAGGAGATGGTCACACCCGCTAGCATTTTTGAAGAGATGGCGGCTACCGAAGCCCTTGTGAAGGGCGAGGACCTGAAGGCCATCGGCCTCGGTGAGATTTCGGAGGATGCGGACGAGACCGACGTCAAGATGGATTCAGGTGCTGGCGATGAAGCCAACGATGCTGAGACATCTCATGCCGTCAATGAAGAGCTCCTCAGCGGAGCCAGCTCCCGATTCGCCACGAAAATGCTGAAGAACATGGAAGAATCGCACTTCAAGCAACATCTGCTCGCTAAGCCCGGGAAGTCGACCTCACGTCCTAAGACGATTCAGGTCTGGCTTCCTTTGACCTTCCCCCCGATTCCCGAGAAGGGCGACTTCGACGTTCAGAGACTCAAGGAGAGTGAATACTTCTTCTCATGA
- a CDS encoding methyltransferase: protein MDDAPHAQQGIYFNPSLPPGMPVMAPIEEMTDNLEAEDASMISDDSASIDDQMYYSCVSVRLSLRQWLTLGSSTYTASLSAVTYPVEFGRRYHAYRHGAYYLPNDDDEMDRLDMTHNLTLKMLDDQLYLAPLVKQNVRKILDIGTGTGIWAMEMGDLFPNAEVRNPREDGMSPREGQELNTLHVHRVPPNVKFEIDDVESPWIGDRKYDFIFCRYMIGSIADYPRLIRNIYDNLNPGGWAEFTDMSGKYYSADGTLSEEHATHKWNNMLMDTIASMGGESRPGPQLEGWVRGAADFRNVVHRKYILPIGPWPKDPHYRELGLINLIQILEGLEGFSMRTFCGVLGWSKVQAEVMLAQVRNELKAVHMFHAQFDM from the exons ATGGACGATGCGCCGCACGCCCAGCAGGGCATCTACTTTAACCCAAGTTTACCCCCGGGTATGCCTGTGATGGCCCCAATTGAAGAAATGACGGACAATTTGGAGGCAGAAGACGCATCGATG ATCTCGGATGACAGCGCTTCGATTGATGACCAAATGTACTATTCTTGCGTCTCTGTTCGCTTGAGCTTGAGGCAGTGGCTGACTTTGGGTAGTTCCACATACACAGCGTCGTTGAGTGCCGTCACTTATCCCGTCGAATTTGGTCGGCGTTACCATGCTTATCGCCATGGAG CGTACTATTTGCCAAACGACGAC GACGAGATGGATCGCCTCGATATGACACACAACCTTACGCTCAAAATGCTTGATGACCAACTCTATTTGGCGCCGCTTGTGAAGCAAAACGTTCGTAAAATTTTGGATATTGGGACTGGAACGGGGATCT GGGCCATGGAGATGGGCGATCTCTTTCCCAATGCAGAGGTGCGCAACCCCCGTGAGGATGGAATGAGCCCACGCGAAG GCCAGGAGCTGAACACCTTGCACGTACACAGGGTCCCCCCAAACGTCAAGTTCGAAATAGACGACGTCGAAAGCCCGTGGATAGGCGATCGGAAGTATGACTTCATCTTTTGCCGCTACATGATCGGTTCAATAGCCGACTACCCAAGACTGATCAGGAATATCTATGATAACCTCAACCCAGGCGGCTGGGCCGAGTTCACAGACATGAGCGGCAAGTATTACTCCGCCGACGGCACCCTGAGTGAAGAGCACGCCACGCACAAATGGAACAACATGCTCATGGACACCATCGCGTCCATGGGCGGCGAGAGCCGACCGGGTCCCCAGCTCGAGGGATGGGTTCGTGGGGCGGCAGATTTTCGGAACGTGGTTCACAGAAAGTATATCCTCCCCATAGGACCTTGGCCAAAGGATCCGCACTATCGAGAATTGGGACTGATCAACTTGATCCAAATCTTGGAAGGGCTCGAGGGCTTCTCGATGAGGACTTTTTGCGGTGTCCTGGGTTGGTCTAAAGTCCAGGCGGAGGTTATGCTTGCGCAGGTGCGAAATGAGTTGAAGGCGGTTCATATGTTCCATGCTCAGTTTGACATGTAA